One Salipiger sp. H15 DNA window includes the following coding sequences:
- the fliP gene encoding flagellar type III secretion system pore protein FliP (The bacterial flagellar biogenesis protein FliP forms a type III secretion system (T3SS)-type pore required for flagellar assembly.) produces MTRNRGQWGTALTCLLLAAGLFVVAAGSAHAQSAGSDLLGAIGDALSSAPAGSDERASLSGRIIQLIAAMTVLSLAPGLLVIMTSFTRFVIVFSMLRSALGLNQTPPNMVLTSMALFMTFFVMQPVFEDAWEGGVQPLMENSITEEQALARIGQPFKTFMYANTREKDLALFHDIAARSDAGGAAVEPGPLPEGAEAVGWRELVPAFMISELRRAFSIGFLIYLPFLVIDLIVASVLMSAGMMMLPPVLISLPFKVIFFVLIDGWYMLAGSLMESYLPLSGAG; encoded by the coding sequence ATGACCCGGAACCGCGGCCAGTGGGGAACGGCGCTGACCTGCCTGCTTCTGGCGGCGGGGCTGTTCGTCGTGGCCGCGGGCTCGGCCCATGCGCAATCGGCGGGCTCGGACCTGCTGGGCGCGATCGGCGACGCGCTGAGCTCGGCCCCCGCGGGCTCGGACGAGCGCGCCTCGCTCTCGGGGCGGATCATCCAGCTGATCGCGGCGATGACCGTGCTGTCGCTCGCCCCGGGCCTGCTGGTCATCATGACCAGCTTCACCCGGTTCGTGATCGTCTTCTCCATGCTGCGCTCGGCACTGGGTCTCAACCAGACCCCGCCCAACATGGTGCTGACCTCGATGGCGCTGTTCATGACCTTCTTCGTCATGCAGCCGGTCTTCGAGGACGCCTGGGAGGGCGGCGTGCAGCCGCTGATGGAGAACTCGATCACCGAGGAGCAGGCGCTGGCGCGGATCGGCCAGCCGTTCAAGACCTTCATGTACGCCAACACGCGCGAGAAGGACCTGGCGCTCTTCCACGACATCGCCGCGCGCAGCGACGCGGGCGGCGCGGCGGTCGAGCCCGGCCCCCTGCCCGAGGGCGCCGAGGCCGTGGGCTGGCGCGAGCTGGTGCCCGCCTTCATGATCTCTGAGCTGCGCCGCGCCTTCTCGATCGGCTTCCTGATCTACCTGCCCTTCCTGGTGATCGACCTGATCGTCGCCTCGGTGCTGATGAGCGCGGGCATGATGATGCTGCCGCCGGTGCTGATCTCGCTGCCGTTCAAGGTGATCTTCTTCGTGCTGATCGACGGCTGGTACATGCTGGCCGGAAGCCTGATGGAAAGTTATCTGCCGCTCTCCGGGGCGGGATGA
- a CDS encoding FliM/FliN family flagellar motor switch protein produces MVDETETAKPETGAAAAAPKAAESGQGIDAMLNVGLNVQIVLGQTRMPIAQLLKLSRGSIIELDKSIGQPVEVMINERLVARGDLVRLPDDRLGVSLIEIVKDYVSEE; encoded by the coding sequence ATGGTGGACGAAACCGAGACGGCCAAGCCGGAAACCGGCGCTGCGGCGGCGGCCCCCAAGGCGGCGGAGAGCGGACAGGGCATCGATGCGATGCTCAATGTCGGGCTCAACGTGCAGATCGTGCTCGGCCAGACCCGCATGCCGATCGCGCAGCTGCTGAAGCTCAGCCGCGGCTCGATCATCGAGCTCGACAAGAGCATCGGCCAGCCGGTCGAGGTGATGATCAACGAGCGGCTCGTGGCGCGCGGCGACCTCGTGCGGCTGCCCGACGACCGGCTTGGCGTCTCGCTGATCGAGATCGTCAAGGACTACGTGTCCGAGGAATGA